One Aphidius gifuensis isolate YNYX2018 linkage group LG3, ASM1490517v1, whole genome shotgun sequence DNA window includes the following coding sequences:
- the LOC122851477 gene encoding sine oculis-binding protein homolog A: MSNKSTLSSSSSSSSSSSSTTSSSRQIILTDKNKSSKLNLRQKKNHLSIVKKEIIVEDEIKEYAVNAMSELLGWYGYEKVDSGCTQDLNLDHFSPLSNIKKPINTIRYKDVKNIKNNILINSKKLINNTKSSTDSISIIPSNKNDKFFMEHLSTITTTSTSPRIPDNGDSASDTPDSSSMACTTCGRTGTWEPGSASSSSISFDGLNNSGRFCSEACFAAGRRAAFKRARTCDWCRHVRHSVSYVDFQDGESQLQFCSDKCLNQYKMNIFCHETQTHLALHGSNTSIPIVIGNINNETTGSGGGLITPELWMRDCRSPGSLQDETEDDEALIVDDEPPTSCNEADIDIDTDGHDSIYQDDINKINHKKTIIDIENENVENAIKESLAEDKQRKSLEYKNILYKKNHKKYQSLLENKINNNYSDKNIKTNTSFPSIQVRDVRKMLNNDKKNDEKLYLLNDLNDNNNKNKNWFNKKTKIDYIESKKIYDNLTNFHNNTKTSIISENIMGPPSYNYYHKKKQQLSNDNNQHLLPPVTVLVPYPIPIPIPIPIPIPIPIPISSLKSFFDNKKKDINNENLIVNDNNNIESPQDLSKRKNYDTINHEKITKNDDKLTNCKIKNYPVSRSSISTVSLSPALSTKSSKDTHDHDDDDNVNDGDDDNDDDSNKRQGIIRSLRKRRHQIHDSNDNNNIKIKKRNKFVYV; the protein is encoded by the exons ATGAGCAATAAGTCAACATTATCATCCTCATCATCTTCAtcctcatcgtcatcatcaacaacatcatcatcaagacagATAATATTAactgacaaaaataaatcatcaaagttaaatttacgtcaaaaaaaaaatcacctatcaattgtaaaaaaagaaataattgttgaagatGAAATTAAg gaATATGCTGTAAATGCAATGAGTGAACTTCTTGGATGGTACGGTTATGAAAAAGTTGACAGTGGTTGTACACAAGATTTAAATCTTGATCATTTTTCACCActgtcaaatattaaaaaaccaataaacaCAATAAGATATaaagatgttaaaaatataaaaaataatatattaattaatagtaaaaaattaattaataatacaaaatcatcaacagacagtatttcaataattccatcaaataaaaatgataaatttttcatggaacatttatcaacaattaccACAACATCAACAAGTCCAAGAATACCTGATAATGGTGATTCAGCTTCTGATACACCAg aCTCGAGTTCGATGGCATGTACCACATGTGGACGTACTGGTACATGGGAGCCTGGAAGTGCATCAAGTAGTTCAATATCATTTGATGGTTTAAATAATTCTGGACGTTTTTGTAGTGAAGCTTGTTTTGCTGCTGGTAGACGTGCTGCATTTAAAAGAGCAAGAACTTGTGATTGGTGTAGACACGTTCGACATTCCGTTAGTTATGTTGATTTTCag gaTGGTGAAAGTCAGCTACAATTTTGCAgtgataaatgtttaaatcaatataaaatgaatattttttgtcatgaAACACAAACTCATTTGGCACTTCATGGTTCTAATACATCAATACCAATTGTCattggtaatattaataatgaaacaactggtagtggtggtggtttAATAACACCAGAATTATGGATGAGAGATTGTCGTTCACCAGGATCATTACAAGATGAAACAGAAGATGATGAAGCacttattgttgatgatgaaccaCCAACAAGTTGTAATGAAGctgatattgatattgatactGATGGACATgattcaatttatcaagatgacattaataaaattaatcataaaaaaacaattattgatattgaaaatgaaaatgttgaaaatgcTATTAAAGAATCATTAGCTGAAGATAAACAAAGAAAGTcattagaatataaaaatatattatataaaaaaaatcataaaaaataccaaagtttattggaaaataaaattaataataattattcagataaaaacataaaaacaaatacatcATTTCCAAGTATACAAGTACGTGATGTaagaaaaatgttaaataatgataaaaaaaatgatgaaaaattatatttattaaatgatctaaatgataataataacaaaaataaaaattggtttaataaaaaaacaaaaattgattatattgaatcaaaaaaaatttatgataatttaacaaattttcataataatacaaaaacatCAATCATTTCAGAAAATATAATGGGTCCACcatcatataattattatcataaaaaaaaacaacaattatcaaatgataataatcaacatttaTTACCACCTGTAACTGTTTTAGTTCCATATCCAATTCCGATTCCAATTCCAATACCAATACCAATACCAATACCAATTccaatatcatcattaaaaagcttttttgacaataaaaaaaaagacataaataatgaaaatttaattgttaatgataataataacattgaaaGTCCTCAAGATCTTTCAAAACGTAAAAATTACGATACAATTAATCacgaaaaaataacaaagaatgatgataaattaacaaattgtaaaattaaaaattatccagTATCAAGATCAAGTATTTCAACGGTATCATTATCACCAGCTTTGTCAACAAAATCAAGTAAAGATACAcatgatcatgatgatgacgataatgtcaatgatggtgatgatgacaatgacgATGATAGCAATAAAAGACAAGGTATTATTAGATCACTCAGAAAACGTAGACATCAAATACATGATagcaatgataataataatatcaaaattaaaaaaagaaataaatttgtttatgtttaa
- the LOC122851479 gene encoding guanine nucleotide-binding protein subunit beta-like protein 1, translated as MAILPPDPIYILRGDMGPVHSLLFKISPYYEHIYAGGENGIIYIWDLKSHRETGKLENHDDDKDKQQCLSMLSFDDEKLIIQKKNGSIDIWISHGSTWIFNKTIETDYYGFCRCEKLSNDLMLIPLAKSNVGIFSLKTFEIIRKLESSKIPKELGEVMAIKNCGIDNKNIVLVGYESGTIASWDIDNGSVNNLLENESCPMTINFDNYWMRGIIGSPTDKIDVFHLTKNYELVYKTPITMKNSGTSVLATRVDSKVFAAGCWDGRIRIYSWKSLRPLVVLDQHRSTIFDITYSVDKIQAYNNKNLMAATGKDGTISLWDIYNQ; from the exons atggctATTCTTCCTCCTGATCCAATTTACATCCTACGTGGTGATATGGGTCCAGTTCATAgtctattgtttaaaatatcacCTTACTATGAGCATATTTATGCTGGTGGTGAAAATggcattatttatatttgggATTTAaag agtCATCGAGAAACTGGTAAATTAgaaaatcatgatgatgataaagacAAACAACAGTGTCTTTCAATGCTatcatttgatgatgaaaaattaataatacaaaaaaaaaatggttctATTGATATTTGGATAAGTCATGGTTCAACatggatttttaataaaacaattgaaactGATTACTATGGTTTTTGCag ATGtgaaaaattgtcaaatgaTTTGATGCTTATTCCACTTGCAAAATCAAAtgttggtatattttcattgaaaacaTTTGAAATTATTCGTAAACttgaatcatcaaaaataccaAAAGAATTGGGTGAAGTTATGGCTATTAAAAATTGtggtattgataataaaaatattgtacttGTTGGATATGAAAGTGGTACTATTGCATCATGGGATATTGATAATGGaagtgttaataatttattggaaaatgaATCATGTCCtatgacaattaattttgataattactgGATGAGAGGAATCATTGGAAGTCCAACAGATAAAATTGAT gTATTTCatctaacaaaaaattatgagcTCGTTTATAAAACACCAATAACTATGAAAAATTCAGGCACATCTGTTCTTGCAACAAGAGTTGATTCAAAAGTATTTGCTGCTGGTTGTTGGGATGGAAGAATTAGAATATACTCATGGAAATCATTAAGACCATTAGTTGTTCTTGATCAACATAGATCAACTATTTTTGATATAACATATTCAGTTGATAAAATTCAAgcttacaataataaaaatttaatggctGCAACTGGAAAAGATGGCACAATTTCACTATGggatatttataatcaatga